The following are encoded together in the Salvia hispanica cultivar TCC Black 2014 chromosome 6, UniMelb_Shisp_WGS_1.0, whole genome shotgun sequence genome:
- the LOC125192684 gene encoding MADS-box protein JOINTLESS-like isoform X2 → MVRQKIQIKKIDNLTSRQVTFSKRRRGLFKKAQELATLCDAEIALIVFSATGRLYDYSTSSMMQIIQRLKMHSEGSNRFRQILHNQEGGDYNGAASKELTSLTLELKQLNGEELQGLGMSELARLERVVESALGRVVKKKNDMLMSEINKMKTREIQLEEENAMLKQLAENTRNTVELGSSVESITNSDGLGGRSLDDDKSVSDTALKLGLPFAGGDC, encoded by the exons ATGGTGAGGCAAAAGATTCAGATAAAAAAGATCGATAACTTGACATCGAGGCAGGTGACTTTTTCCAAGAGGAGAAGAGGGCTTTTCAAGAAGGCTCAAGAACTCGCCACTCTCTGCGATGCTGAGATTGCTCTCATCGTTTTCTCGGCCACCGGCAGGCTCTACGACTACTCCACCTCCag CATGATGCAAATCATCCAAAGGCTTAAGATGCATTCAGAGGGTAGCAACCGATTCCGGCAAATTCTCCATAATCAG GAGGGAGGCGACTACAATGGTGCGGCCAGCAAGGAACTCACGTCCTTGACTCTCGAGCTCAA GCAACTTAATGGAGAAGAGCTCCAAGGGCTCGGCATGTCTGAACTGGCCAGGCTGGAGAGAGTGGTTGAGTCGGCATTGGGCCGTGTTGTGAAAAAAAAG AATGACATGCTTATGAGCGAGATCAACAAGATGAAGACGAGG GAGATACaattggaagaagaaaatgcaATGCTGAAACAGCTAGCTGAG AACACAAGAAACACAGTGGAGCTAGGAAGTTCAGTTGAGTCCATCACCAACTCTGATGGCCTTGGCGGCCGCAGTCTGGACGACGACAAGAGCGTCTCTGACACTGCTCTCAAGCTGGG CTTACCTTTTGCCGGCGGCGACTGTTAG
- the LOC125192136 gene encoding beta-ureidopropionase-like has translation MGAENGKTDLAEDGSVAGFDSLHRLLQSSLPPHLFQEASRLLIGLNCGKTLDSVALPDPAKSLSLNHHFDLQAFSFRADSESLREPRCVRVGLIQNSIALPTTEPFLDQKRGIFQKLTPIIEAAGASGVNILCLQEAWTMPFAFCTREKKWCEFAEPIDGESTKFLQEFARRYNMVIVSPILERDVNHGETLWNTAVIIGNNGNIIGKHRKNHIPRVGDFNESTYYMEGNTGHPVFETVYGKIAVNICYGRHHPLNWLAFGLNGAEIVFNPSATVGELSEPMWPIEARNAAIANSYFVCSINRVGTEHFPNPFTSGDGKPQHTDFGHFYGSSYISAPDSSCTPSLSRHKDGLLISDMDLNLCRQLKDKWGFRMTARYEIYADLFARYVKPDFEPQVISDPLLNKKTL, from the exons ATGGGTGCAGAAAACGGCAAAACTGATTTAGCAGAAGATGGTTCCGTCGCTGGATTCGATTCTTTGCACCGCCTCCTTCAATCTTCCCTTCCTCCCCACCTTTTTCAG GAAGCTAGCCGATTGCTGATTGGGCTGAACTGTGGAAAAACGCTTGATTCTGTTGCTCTTCCCGATCCCGCCAAATCTCTTTCTCTAAACCATCATTTTGATCTTCAG GCATTTTCGTTTCGTGCTGATAGCGAATCACTGAGGGAACCTCGCTGTGTGAGGGTGGGTCTGATTCAGAACTCTATAGCTCTTCCAACTACAGAACCATTTCTTGATCAGAAACGGGGCATCTTTCAGAAATTGACACCGATCATTGAAGCTGCAGGGGCTTCTGGAGTCAACATATTATGTTTGCAG GAGGCTTGGACGATGCCATTTGCATTCTGCACTCGTGAGAAGAAATGGTGTGAGTTTGCAGAGCCAATAGATGGAGAATCGACAAAATTTCTTCAGGAGTTTGCTCGGAGGTACAACATGGTTATAGTGAGCCCTATCCTTGAAAGGGATGTGAACCATGGGGAGACACTCTGGAACACTGCTGTAATAATTGGAAATAATGGGAACATAATCGGGAAGCACAGGAAG AATCATATACCTAGAGTCGGGGACTTCAATGAAAGCACATACTATATGGAAGGAAATACCGGGCATCCTGTGTTTGAGACGGTTTATGGAAAGATTGCTGTCAATATATGTTATGGAAGACATCATCCTCTTAATTGGTTAGCTTTCGGCTTAAATGGTGCGGAGATAGTTTTTAACCCATCAGCAACTGTGGGTGAACTTAGTGAACCAATGTGGCCCATCGAG GCACGTAATGCAGCCATAGCAAACAGTTACTTTGTATGCTCAATCAATCGTGTTGGGACTGAACATTTCCCGAATCCATTCACCTCAGGAGATGGAAAACCACAACATACAGATTTTGGACACTTCTATGGTTCCAGCTACATATCAGCACCTGATTCCTCCTGCACGCCATCTCTATCCCGCCACAAGGATGGCTTGCTGATATCGGACATGGATCTCAACCTCTGCCGGCAACTGAAGGACAAATGGGGATTCCGCATGACTGCCCGATATGAGATTTATGCAGATCTGTTTGCTCGTTATGTGAAGCCCGATTTCGAACCCCAAGTCATTTCTGATCCACTGTTGAACAAGAAAACCCTTTAA
- the LOC125197400 gene encoding uncharacterized protein LOC125197400 isoform X1: MEAQTSREPDPPPLTTRLRSRPDPFLITCRCFSVITALAAILCIAVNILSAVQSFKNGSDIFDGIFRCYTVVIALFVVVAETEWEFIIKFSKILEYWAGRGMLQIFVAVMTRAYPEYLKDHAELFLLQSISSYLLLACGVVYIISGMCCIGMVKRARQKKEISREQAIKDLEELEQRREELESLLVPEA, encoded by the exons ATGGAGGCGCAGACTTCTCGAGAACCTGACCCGCCCCCCCTCACCACCCGGCTCCGTTCGAGGCCCGATCCCTTCCTCATCACCTGCCGCTGCTTCAGCGTCATCACTGCTCTCGCCGCCATTCTCTGCATCGCCGTCAACATCCTCTCCGCCGTTCAATCTTTCAAAAACGGATCTGAT ATATTCGATGGGATATTTCGATGCTACACGGTGGTCATTGCCTTATTTGTGGTTGTCGCCGAGACTGAGTGGGAATTCATCATCAAGTTCTCCAAG ATCCTGGAGTACTGGGCAGGCAGAGGGATGCTGCAGATCTT TGTTGCAGTGATGACCCGAGCTTACCCTGAGTATTTAAAGGACCATGCAGagctttttcttcttcaaagcATCTCTAGCTACCTGCTTCTTGCATGTGGTGTGGTTTACATTATATCA GGAATGTGCTGCATTGGCATGGTGAAACGTGCTCGCCAGAAAAAAGAAATCTCCAGGGAGCAAGCAATAAAGGATCTTGAG GAGCTTGAGCAGCGCCGAGAAGAACTTGAGTCGTTGTTGGTCCCTGAAGCTTGA
- the LOC125194777 gene encoding uncharacterized protein LOC125194777 has protein sequence MGKRRNASKKSSVAAQGSAASSMNNGGGRSNNNMFSAFDFCNDEELQVEAHAREAVAKFGIQSPSKKSVRRRKSIDKYDFLMCFTQGIQSKQKHLVNDDELGVAATDGEISLGSSNHEPRTLSPLECQSPVSTSGVKSCPRRRRKSGRHSASKKHEAVVVVAPYYVKLEKKYHRRCVFTFSQRCIRLEGLPFCDRKGTRCVEWPTSDILNIEHQHYDKGEVINLQMRYKDANGDETSHLQLEFVVLDDPQWPEKQEEIKSLDLNYDVSWKTSVTLRPMPAKPLPNSEFKALAKNPYAAVNPLTNTISLCAEAVVVVAPYYVKLEKKYHRRCVFTFSQRCIRLEGLPFCDRKGTRCVEWPTSDILNIEHQHYDKGEVINLQMRYKDANGDETSHLQLEFVVLDDPQWPEKQEEIKSLDLNYDVSWKTSVTECCIEESFEEVVYPDGDRDAVIISRRDIELLKPRTFINDTIIDFYFRYLQTKIKADEHRFHFFNTFFFQKLVAGGRGGRNAFLSVHKWTRNVNLFEKDYIFIPINFSLHWSLIIICHLGEAAHLKRKNMDQASKVPRILHMDSIRGSHGGLEKLIKSYLSEEWKERENKWQEEIAVNFRQLDFVSLKLPQQDNLCDCGLFLLHYAELFLELVSNGCTTEYIDFLDEDWFLPAEVSLKKRDHIRKLIHKLIQDKAQKDAASSNNKYLGRGVRESSARSVLTNGGEDLCCGTNLNLEDDLDTPGQQCFAPMLKQTGKSSLKECHQPRKQRVPINQFNNSSLPLEEALTEQTTVPQRDIGSSYETDEMKPLHCQLNQSLCEVSSNEKSWTKSKDLAACVVKDSEDETSWMTSKNLAACVVKDSKEETSCTMSKDLADCVVEDSEDEVEVVSIRTRRQLMRNCKASTCVF, from the exons ATGGGAAAGAGACGAAACGCCTCAAAAAAATCTTCCGTTGCCGCTCAAGGTAGCGCCGCCAGCAGCATGAACAATGGTGGTGGCCGGAGCAATAACAACATGTTCTCAGCGTTTGATTTTTGTAATGATGAAGAGTTACAGGTTGAGGCCCATGCCCGCGAAGCCGTTGCCAAATTCGGAATTCAAAGCCCTAGCAAAAAATCCGTACGCCGCCGTAAATCCATTGACAAATACGATTTCCTTATGTGCT TTACACAAGGAATCCAAAGTAAACAAAAACATCTTGTGAATGATGATGAGTTGGGGGTTGCTGCTACTGATGGTGAAATATCACTTGGTTCTTCAAACCATGAACCGCGAACTCTTTCTCCTCTAGAGTGCCAAAGCCCAGTAAGTACTTCTGGGGTAAAATCCTGCCCAAGAAGAAGGAGGAAATCAGGACGGCATTCAGCTAGCAAGAAGCAT GAGGCAGTGGTGGTTGTTGCTCCCTATTATGTTAAACttgagaaaaaatatcatagaAGATGTGTCTTTACGTTTTCACAGAGATGCATCAGATTGGAGGGTTTGCCATTTTGTGATAGAAAGGGGACTCGTTGTGTTGAATGGCCAACCtctgatattttaaatattgagcATCAGCATTAT GATAAAGGTGAAGTCATCAACTTACAGATGAGGTACAAGGATGCAAATGGTGATGAAACTA GTCATTTGCAGCTGGAGTTTGTCGTTCTCGATGATCCTCAGTGGCCTGAGaaacaagaagaaataaaatcattgGATTTGAACTATGACGTTTCCTGGAAAACAAGTGTAAC GTTGAGGCCCATGCCCGCGAAGCCGTTGCCAAATTCGGAATTCAAAGCCCTAGCAAAAAATCCGTACGCCGCCGTAAATCCATTGACAAATACGATTTCCTTATGTGCT GAGGCAGTGGTGGTTGTTGCTCCCTATTATGTTAAACttgagaaaaaatatcatagaAGATGTGTCTTTACGTTTTCACAGAGATGCATCAGATTGGAGGGTTTGCCATTTTGTGATAGAAAGGGGACTCGTTGTGTTGAATGGCCAACCtctgatattttaaatattgagcATCAGCATTAT GATAAAGGTGAAGTCATCAACTTACAGATGAGGTACAAGGATGCAAATGGTGATGAAACTA GTCATTTGCAGCTGGAGTTTGTCGTTCTCGATGATCCTCAGTGGCCTGAGaaacaagaagaaataaaatcattgGATTTGAACTATGACGTTTCCTGGAAAACAAGTGTAAC TGAATGTTGTATTGAAGAGTCTTTCGAAGAAGTTGTGTACCCAGATGGGGATCGTGATGCAGTCATCATAAGTAGAAGGGACATTGAGCTATTAAAGCCTCGGACTTTCATCAATGACACCATCATTGACTTCTATTTTAG ATATCTTCAAACTAAAATCAAGGCGGATGAGCACAGGTTCCACTtcttcaacacatttttctttcagAAGCTTGTTGCTGGAGGCCGTGGAGGAAGAAATGCCTTTCTAAGTGTTCATAAATGGACAAGAAATGTGAACCTATTTGAaaaagattatatatttatacctATAAACTTCAG CCTGCATTGGAGTTTGATTATTATCTGCCATCTTGGGGAAGCAGCTCATTTGAAAA GAAAAAATATGGATCAGGCATCTAAAGTCCCGCGCATTCTACACATGGACTCAATCAGAGGAAGCCACGGAGGGTtagaaaaattgattaaaag TTACTTGTCAGAAGAATGGAAAGAGCGAGAGAATAAATGGCAAGAAGAAATTGCAGTGAATTTTAGGCAGTTGGACTTTGTTTCACTTAAG CTACCACAGCAGGATAACTTGTGCGATTGTGGCCTTTTCTTGCTTCACTATGCAGAACTTTTCCTGGAGCTGGTTTCAAACGGCTGCACAACTGAATATATTGACTTT CTTGATGAGGATTGGTTCCTTCCTGCTGAGGTTTCTCTGAAAAAGCGTGATCATATTAGGAAACTGATCCATAAACTAATTCAAGATAAGGCACAGAAGGATGCAGCTtctagtaataataaatatctcGGTAGGGGTGTGAGAGAGAGCAGTGCAAGATCTGTACTTACAAATGGTGGGGAAGACTTATGTTGTGGTACAAATTTGAACTTGGAAGATGACTTGGATACTCCGGGGCAGCAGTGTTTTGCACCCATGTTGAAGCAAACAGGAAAGTCATCTCTCAAAGAATGTCATCAACCTCGTAAGCAGCGGGTTCCAATAAACCAATTCAATAACTCGAGTTTACCTTTGGAG GAGGCACTCACAGAGCAAACAACCGTTCCACAAAGAGACATAGGAAGTAGTTATGAAACGGATGAGATGAAGCCTCTACATTGTCAGCTCAATCAGTCCCTATGTGAAGTTAGTTCCAATGAGAAGTCTTGGACAAAGAGCAAGGATCTTGCAGCTTGTGTGGTCAAGGATTCCGAGGATGAGACCTCTTGGATGACGAGCAAGAATCTTGCAGCTTGTGTGGTCAAGGATTCCAAGGAAGAGACGTCTTGCACGATGAGCAAGGATCTTGCAGATTGTGTGGTCGAGGATTCCGAGGATGAAGTGGAGGTGGTAAGCATCCGAACAAGGAGACAGTTAATGCGAAACTGTAAAGCAAGTACTTGTGTTTTTTGA
- the LOC125192684 gene encoding MADS-box protein JOINTLESS-like isoform X1, translating into MVRQKIQIKKIDNLTSRQVTFSKRRRGLFKKAQELATLCDAEIALIVFSATGRLYDYSTSSMMQIIQRLKMHSEGSNRFRQILHNQEGGDYNGAASKELTSLTLELKQLNGEELQGLGMSELARLERVVESALGRVVKKKNDMLMSEINKMKTREIQLEEENAMLKQLAECVQNTRNTVELGSSVESITNSDGLGGRSLDDDKSVSDTALKLGLPFAGGDC; encoded by the exons ATGGTGAGGCAAAAGATTCAGATAAAAAAGATCGATAACTTGACATCGAGGCAGGTGACTTTTTCCAAGAGGAGAAGAGGGCTTTTCAAGAAGGCTCAAGAACTCGCCACTCTCTGCGATGCTGAGATTGCTCTCATCGTTTTCTCGGCCACCGGCAGGCTCTACGACTACTCCACCTCCag CATGATGCAAATCATCCAAAGGCTTAAGATGCATTCAGAGGGTAGCAACCGATTCCGGCAAATTCTCCATAATCAG GAGGGAGGCGACTACAATGGTGCGGCCAGCAAGGAACTCACGTCCTTGACTCTCGAGCTCAA GCAACTTAATGGAGAAGAGCTCCAAGGGCTCGGCATGTCTGAACTGGCCAGGCTGGAGAGAGTGGTTGAGTCGGCATTGGGCCGTGTTGTGAAAAAAAAG AATGACATGCTTATGAGCGAGATCAACAAGATGAAGACGAGG GAGATACaattggaagaagaaaatgcaATGCTGAAACAGCTAGCTGAG TGTGTGCAGAACACAAGAAACACAGTGGAGCTAGGAAGTTCAGTTGAGTCCATCACCAACTCTGATGGCCTTGGCGGCCGCAGTCTGGACGACGACAAGAGCGTCTCTGACACTGCTCTCAAGCTGGG CTTACCTTTTGCCGGCGGCGACTGTTAG
- the LOC125197400 gene encoding uncharacterized protein LOC125197400 isoform X2, translating to MEAQTSREPDPPPLTTRLRSRPDPFLITCRCFSVITALAAILCIAVNILSAVQSFKNGSDCRYSMGYFDATRWSLPYLWLSPRLSGNSSSSSPRSWSTGQAEGCCRSLMTRAYPEYLKDHAELFLLQSISSYLLLACGVVYIISGMCCIGMVKRARQKKEISREQAIKDLEELEQRREELESLLVPEA from the exons ATGGAGGCGCAGACTTCTCGAGAACCTGACCCGCCCCCCCTCACCACCCGGCTCCGTTCGAGGCCCGATCCCTTCCTCATCACCTGCCGCTGCTTCAGCGTCATCACTGCTCTCGCCGCCATTCTCTGCATCGCCGTCAACATCCTCTCCGCCGTTCAATCTTTCAAAAACGGATCTGAT TGCAGATATTCGATGGGATATTTCGATGCTACACGGTGGTCATTGCCTTATTTGTGGTTGTCGCCGAGACTGAGTGGGAATTCATCATCAAGTTCTCCAAG ATCCTGGAGTACTGGGCAGGCAGAGGGATGCTGCAGATCTT TGATGACCCGAGCTTACCCTGAGTATTTAAAGGACCATGCAGagctttttcttcttcaaagcATCTCTAGCTACCTGCTTCTTGCATGTGGTGTGGTTTACATTATATCA GGAATGTGCTGCATTGGCATGGTGAAACGTGCTCGCCAGAAAAAAGAAATCTCCAGGGAGCAAGCAATAAAGGATCTTGAG GAGCTTGAGCAGCGCCGAGAAGAACTTGAGTCGTTGTTGGTCCCTGAAGCTTGA